A stretch of Macadamia integrifolia cultivar HAES 741 chromosome 7, SCU_Mint_v3, whole genome shotgun sequence DNA encodes these proteins:
- the LOC122085028 gene encoding 22.0 kDa class IV heat shock protein-like: MRRLIISGVTLVILLMVTATFIPPLEGSLLPFVDRPPSLWSDFWQDRLPDPFKILERVPFELEKDELIVSPARVDWKETPEAHIIMLDVPGLKKEELKIEVDEIRVLRVSGERKKEEEKKGDQWHRVERSYGKFWRQFRLPENVDLDSIKAKLENGVLTISIAKHSPEKITGPKFISIAGETEEDQHTKKLGADKENKKKEEL; encoded by the exons ATGAGGAGGTTAATCATTAGCGGTGTTACTCTGGTTATTCTTCTTATGGTGACGGCGACGTTTATTCCACCGTTGGAGGGTTCGCTGTTGCCGTTTGTGGATCGACCGCCGAGTCTATGGTCGGATTTCTGGCAAGATAGGTTACCGGATCCGTTCAAAATATTAGAACGAGTCCCTTTCGAGTTGGAGAAGGATGAATTGATCGTTTCTCCTGCTAGGGTTGATTGGAAAGAGACTCCGGAAGCACATATCATCATGCTCGATGTCCCAG GACTGAAGAAAGAGGAGTTGAAGATAGAAGTGGACGAGATAAGGGTGTTGCGGGTGAgtggggagaggaagaaggaagaggagaagaaaggggaCCAGTGGCACCGTGTGGAGAGGTCTTACGGCAAGTTCTGGAGGCAGTTCCGTCTACCTGAGAACGTGGACTTGGACTCCATTAAGGCCAAGCTTGAGAATGGCGTCCTTACCATTTCAATCGCCAAGCATTCCCCGGAGAAGATTACGGGTCCTAAATTCATTAGCATTGCAGGTGAAACGGAAGAGGATCAGCACACCAAAAAGCTCGGAGCCGATaaggagaacaagaagaaggaagaacttTGA